From Spartinivicinus ruber, the proteins below share one genomic window:
- a CDS encoding DMT family transporter, which translates to MNITNQSTPWFAYSILVLAMLLWGSSFIALKIAFSYYSMWLVVFARMLIATLCFLACFRRISFRHYQQGDLKLLIMMVLCEPCLYFIFESLALEYTSAAQAGAVTALYPALVTIGAWFALKEKPSKQLLTGLVIAFVGALWLTFLSEANEHAANPLLGNSLELIAMILAALYTIVLKKLVFRYSAITLTAVQSIAGTLFFLPFALRNELPTQIELEPTLAIIYLGSIVTCGAYGLYNYGVSQLSANKASTFVNLIPVFTVILAALILDEWLTSEQLMAVTLILTGVIIGQQKWQLKVRRNSEADLT; encoded by the coding sequence ATGAACATAACAAATCAAAGCACACCATGGTTTGCTTACAGTATTTTAGTTTTAGCCATGCTGCTTTGGGGTAGCTCATTTATTGCGCTAAAAATAGCCTTTAGTTATTACTCTATGTGGCTGGTAGTTTTTGCTCGAATGCTTATTGCTACTCTTTGCTTTCTGGCCTGCTTTCGCCGAATTTCATTTCGTCATTATCAGCAAGGGGATCTTAAACTATTGATTATGATGGTTTTGTGTGAACCTTGCCTTTACTTCATTTTTGAAAGCCTTGCCCTTGAATATACCAGTGCCGCTCAAGCAGGTGCTGTCACTGCGCTGTACCCAGCCCTTGTTACGATAGGCGCTTGGTTTGCTTTAAAAGAAAAACCATCCAAACAATTGCTTACAGGGTTAGTGATTGCATTTGTAGGAGCCCTTTGGTTAACTTTTTTATCAGAAGCGAATGAGCATGCAGCCAATCCTTTGCTGGGTAATTCTTTAGAGCTTATCGCTATGATTCTTGCTGCTCTTTATACCATAGTACTGAAAAAACTGGTTTTTCGTTATAGTGCTATAACACTAACAGCAGTCCAATCCATTGCAGGTACGCTATTTTTTCTGCCTTTCGCTTTAAGAAATGAACTACCAACACAAATTGAATTAGAACCAACCCTAGCTATTATTTATCTGGGTAGTATCGTCACATGTGGAGCATATGGCCTCTACAACTATGGAGTCAGTCAATTATCAGCCAACAAAGCATCAACATTTGTTAACTTAATTCCTGTTTTTACTGTCATTTTAGCTGCCCTTATTTTAGACGAATGGCTAACATCAGAGCAGTTGATGGCGGTCACTTTAATATTAACTGGTGTTATCATTGGCCAGCAGAAATGGCAGCTAAAAGTAAGAAGGAACTCAGAGGCTGATTTAACTTAA